One window from the genome of Magnolia sinica isolate HGM2019 chromosome 4, MsV1, whole genome shotgun sequence encodes:
- the LOC131242425 gene encoding transcription factor bHLH30-like gives MLPFQRYYGFGEGFSFQGIGSTKIDGGGSSLSSRSTAEMKSVAACKSHSEAERRRRERINGHLARLRTLLPNLTKRDKASLLAEVVQHVKELKRHAADVAATDIPGNSTSNIWPFPSETDEVTLDMDPRSSLIKASVCCDDRPGLLSDLNDALRSLRLRAVKAEIVTLGGRTKSIFLIERGSGKGEDDEYHRLSIRRALKAVLDKPAHSATSPSLTSASSPAMLLGNKRPRLSPHLNINDF, from the exons ATGCTGCCTTTTCAGAGGTACTACGGGTTTGGAGAAGGGTTCTCTTTTCAGGGTATCGGGTCTACGAAGATCGACGGTGGTGGTTCATCTTTGAGTTCGAGATCGACGGCTGAGATGAAATCCGTTGCCGCTTGTAAAAGCCACAGCGAAGCAGAAAGGAGGAGAAGAGAGCGGATTAACGGTCATCTTGCTAGATTAAGGACTCTACTTCCCAATCTAACCAAA AGGGACAAAGCGTCGTTGCTCGCGGAGGTGGTCCAGCACGTGAAGGAGCTGAAGCGGCACGCGGCTGACGTGGCAGCCACGGACATCCCCGGCAACAGCACCAGCAACATCTGGCCGTTCCCTAGTGAGACGGACGAGGTGACGTTGGATATGGATCCTCGATCTTCGCTTATAAAGGCGTCAGTATGCTGCGACGACCGACCCGGCCTACTGTCGGACCTAAACGATGCGCTACGGTCGCTACGGCTCCGAGCTGTGAAGGCGGAGATAGTGACGTTGGGAGGTCGGACGAAGAGCATCTTCCTCATCGAAAGGGGCAGTGGAAAAGGAGAGGACGACGAGTACCACCGTCTCTCTATCCGTCGCGCTCTCAAGGCCGTCCTCGATAAGCCCGCCCATTCTGCTACTTCTCCTTCGCTTACGTCCGCCTCTTCCCCTGCAATGCTGCTGGGGAATAAGCGCCCTCGTCTCTCCCCCCATCTCAACATCAATGACTTTTGA